The Aneurinibacillus migulanus genome contains the following window.
CAACAAAAAAATTGCATTTGATGAAGAGAAATTGCTATCGATTTGTGATGGGGTCATTGTTACTTCAAAGACACTCTTTTCTGTTAAAGGAAAAAGTAAAGCTAAATGTACTCTCGTAGCTAATGCTGTATCCTATGAAAACTTTTTAACGGATTATGAAAAACCAGACGAATTAAAAAAGTTTCAGGGGCCAATTATAGGATATGTAGGTGCAATTGCTAACTGGTTTGATAAAGAATTAATTTGTCAATTAGCTAATAAACATAGCGATTGGAACTTTGTCTTAGTGGGGAAAGCATATACGGATATAGCATGTTTTAAGCCATATCCCAATATTCATTTATTAGGTGTGAAAGATTATGCGGAGATACCTGCTTATATTAAAAGCTTTGACGTAGGTATCATTCCTTTCATGCTAGATAACTTGATAGTTAACACAAACCCTATCAAATATTATGAATATGTAGCAGCCGGTATTCCTGTAGTTTCTGTTTTACTACCTGAATTAATAGGAGAACCATATGCTCATTTGGCTATAGGAGTAGATGAGTTTAGTAAAAAAATCAAACAGTCCCTCCAGGAAGGAAGATATATATGTGATGCAGGTTATTTATATGAAAATTCCTGGTCGGTACGAGCTGAAAAAGTCTTGGATTTTTTGTTTGATTCGAATTTTTGTTATAAAAGAGAACAGATACTAGAGAATATCCTATCAAGTTATGGGGACTATGTGTTTTCCCATCCCTTAATATTTGTCTTAGCTCTTGATTTAAACTATGAGTTAAGAAATTTTGAAAAGGTCAATGAAATGCTTAACTATTTATATAATAATCCATCTTCTTTTTCTGTTATTACTCAGTTGAGTGTAGGAATTGATATGGAAAAGTGGAGTTTTGTTTCCGATATTCTTAGAATGATGGGTATCGAAGGAGAGATTAGAAGAAATACAGTTCTCTTAAAGCTGATAGCTTTAAGAAAAACGGAGCGCTATAGTGAAGCAATTGAGTTCGGTGAAAAAAATATATTAGATGAAGAGGTTATGCAATATATTGGTAATGTATATTTTGATATTGAAGATTATAAAAAAGCATTGAATTGCTATACTGCTTATTCTAATAAATACGGTACCTTAAAAAACAGAGAATCGGAAAAAAATTACACATATTTGAAAAAGCATCTATTGGAAAATGTACAGGATAAAAAAATTGTTATATTTGGAGCATCCCTTACAGGAGAGCAAGTGATTAATTTATTGGAGAGAAAAAACATTTCTATTAAATACTTTATTGATAATGATACATCTAAATACGATTTAACCTTTAAAGAAAAAAATATATATTCACCTAAACAAGTTATTACTACACAGATGAATCCTGATATTATCATTATTTCGTCACCTGCTTATGAAAAGGAGATGGAGAAGCAATTACTTGACCTAGGGTGGAAA
Protein-coding sequences here:
- a CDS encoding glycosyltransferase; translation: MGGKETIVMLSSVHYEKNLWQRHHHLAEQFVKKGYNVIFINHCGGIFSEESMQKNFSTYFSQHTINNGLLIIDRVDFIKKESGQLEWVQNIFLEKLLDYFSLKNPVLISYLPEFYTTIEYLKEKRHLRTFYDCVDDMSGLFNNKKIAFDEEKLLSICDGVIVTSKTLFSVKGKSKAKCTLVANAVSYENFLTDYEKPDELKKFQGPIIGYVGAIANWFDKELICQLANKHSDWNFVLVGKAYTDIACFKPYPNIHLLGVKDYAEIPAYIKSFDVGIIPFMLDNLIVNTNPIKYYEYVAAGIPVVSVLLPELIGEPYAHLAIGVDEFSKKIKQSLQEGRYICDAGYLYENSWSVRAEKVLDFLFDSNFCYKREQILENILSSYGDYVFSHPLIFVLALDLNYELRNFEKVNEMLNYLYNNPSSFSVITQLSVGIDMEKWSFVSDILRMMGIEGEIRRNTVLLKLIALRKTERYSEAIEFGEKNILDEEVMQYIGNVYFDIEDYKKALNCYTAYSNKYGTLKNRESEKNYTYLKKHLLENVQDKKIVIFGASLTGEQVINLLERKNISIKYFIDNDTSKYDLTFKEKNIYSPKQVITTQMNPDIIIISSPAYEKEMEKQLLDLGWKGETLSWRILPQILAEY